One Thermofilum sp. genomic window carries:
- a CDS encoding Lrp/AsnC family transcriptional regulator, whose amino-acid sequence MDEKDVEIVRLLSENARRTLTEMAKILGISDVAVKKRLSKLEREGVIKRYTVVADPKKLGYNGVALIGVDAESDHVLKVAEELSKKDYAAAVYVTTGDHMIMVEVWARHSMELKKIVDEIGSMSGVKRVCPAIVLERLK is encoded by the coding sequence ATGGACGAGAAAGATGTCGAGATAGTTAGGCTGCTTTCCGAGAACGCGCGGAGAACACTTACCGAGATGGCGAAAATCCTCGGAATCAGCGATGTCGCTGTGAAGAAGCGGTTGAGCAAGCTCGAGAGGGAGGGTGTGATCAAAAGGTACACGGTGGTCGCTGACCCCAAGAAGCTCGGGTACAACGGTGTAGCTCTCATCGGCGTGGACGCGGAGTCGGATCACGTGCTGAAAGTCGCTGAAGAGCTTTCGAAAAAAGACTACGCTGCGGCCGTTTACGTGACTACAGGTGACCACATGATAATGGTGGAGGTGTGGGCCCGCCACAGCATGGAGCTGAAAAAGATCGTGGATGAGATAGGGAGCATGAGCGGAGTTAAGAGAGTATGCCCCGCGATAGTTTTGGAGAGGCTTAAGTAG
- a CDS encoding ABC transporter substrate-binding protein → MRSKLAIALVIALVLSAACGVVLAQPQGPWVDEVIFFREPDPAKVVDMLVKGDMHIYFSDVRADPALLERIRTEPALGYKYSYGLYFELTFNPVGPEFPATGKLNPFSNPRIREAMNWLVDRNYIVNEIMGGFARPKLLPIVSAFPDYARLAETAKLLEAEYSYNFEKAKEVIFEEMVKMGAEFKEGKWYYKGEPVTVTFLIRVEDQRRAIGDYVASQLEKLGFTVERRYGRSRELAPLWIAGNPADGKWHIYTGGWITTLISRDDADNFGFFYTPLGALGPLWSAYKPDPLFYEVATRLWNRDYKTIEERQELMAKAAVMALKDSVRVWLVDQIVPWVYRKEVSCAADLSSGFDNYLWPMTLRFVDKTGGSVKIGMREVLVDPWNPVAGTNWIYDAVIIWAVNDYWQRPNPYTGLPMANRLVSAEVYVEKGVPTAASSDWLKLTFVDKVEVPADAWWGYDVATGKVITSGEAGVKVAKVKVVANYGSVIGKIKYHDGTVMSLADWLIGWPLTFARVDPKSPLYDESALEAFNAWRSVFAGWRIVSQDPLIIEYYGNYTSLDAEYIVGYFAGWPANPWHMLAIGIRAEEKGLLAFSSDKADKLKVEWMNYIGGPSLEALSKMLDEAIAESYIPFKEYFSKYVTPADAKSRYEALKRWYSERGHFWVGNGPFYLFKVDYTAGQVILRANREYPDKADRWAFLAEPPIPEVKVTPPEAVVPGLAAEFKVSITFKGAPYPNARMDFVRYLVMDAAGNILAKGSASPAAEGVWSIKLSEVDTGKMTPGGYRIMVIALSRDVAMPATIEAPFIATSQIAYFQTLLAAARSALEARIGSLEAGISDVNRKVGALESSAAALQSNLTIAIALAVIALLLSAAGIAMVFRKPKAASPAGEGTVAKTA, encoded by the coding sequence ATGAGAAGCAAGCTAGCCATAGCACTGGTCATAGCTTTAGTCCTTTCGGCAGCCTGTGGAGTTGTTCTCGCACAACCTCAGGGCCCCTGGGTCGACGAGGTTATCTTCTTCAGGGAGCCCGACCCTGCGAAAGTTGTGGACATGCTTGTTAAGGGTGACATGCACATCTACTTCAGCGATGTGCGTGCAGACCCCGCGCTTCTCGAGAGGATAAGGACGGAGCCGGCTTTAGGCTACAAGTATTCCTACGGCTTGTACTTCGAGCTCACATTCAACCCTGTTGGCCCAGAGTTCCCGGCTACGGGGAAGTTGAACCCCTTCAGCAACCCGCGGATTAGAGAGGCCATGAACTGGCTGGTAGACAGGAACTACATCGTGAACGAGATCATGGGCGGCTTCGCTAGGCCCAAGCTCCTACCGATAGTGTCAGCCTTCCCCGACTACGCTAGGCTGGCCGAAACCGCCAAGCTGCTGGAGGCCGAGTACAGCTACAACTTCGAGAAAGCGAAGGAGGTAATTTTCGAGGAAATGGTCAAGATGGGTGCAGAGTTCAAGGAAGGCAAGTGGTACTACAAGGGTGAACCAGTAACAGTAACCTTCCTGATCAGGGTTGAGGACCAGCGGAGGGCTATCGGCGACTACGTTGCAAGCCAGCTGGAGAAGCTCGGCTTCACGGTCGAGAGAAGGTACGGGAGAAGCAGAGAGCTCGCTCCCCTGTGGATCGCCGGGAACCCGGCAGACGGCAAGTGGCACATCTACACGGGAGGCTGGATCACCACGCTCATCTCTAGAGACGATGCCGATAACTTCGGCTTCTTCTACACGCCTCTAGGCGCGTTGGGCCCGCTCTGGAGCGCTTACAAGCCCGACCCCTTGTTCTACGAGGTAGCTACGAGGCTCTGGAACAGAGACTACAAGACTATAGAGGAGAGGCAAGAGCTCATGGCCAAGGCCGCTGTGATGGCTCTCAAGGACTCCGTGAGAGTGTGGCTCGTCGACCAGATCGTGCCCTGGGTCTACAGGAAGGAGGTCTCCTGCGCTGCCGACCTGTCCTCTGGCTTCGACAACTACCTCTGGCCCATGACTCTGCGTTTCGTCGACAAGACTGGTGGATCCGTGAAGATCGGAATGAGGGAGGTGCTAGTCGACCCCTGGAACCCTGTGGCAGGCACAAACTGGATCTATGATGCAGTCATCATATGGGCTGTTAACGATTACTGGCAGAGGCCTAACCCGTACACTGGCTTGCCGATGGCGAACAGGCTGGTTAGCGCCGAAGTCTACGTGGAGAAGGGTGTGCCCACCGCAGCCAGCAGCGACTGGCTTAAGCTAACGTTCGTGGATAAGGTCGAGGTTCCCGCGGACGCTTGGTGGGGCTACGACGTTGCGACCGGCAAGGTGATCACTTCCGGCGAAGCTGGTGTAAAGGTTGCTAAAGTTAAAGTCGTGGCTAACTACGGTAGCGTGATCGGCAAGATAAAGTACCACGACGGAACGGTGATGAGCCTTGCAGACTGGCTTATCGGCTGGCCTTTAACCTTCGCTAGAGTCGACCCGAAGAGCCCGCTGTACGATGAATCCGCGCTCGAGGCTTTCAACGCTTGGAGGAGCGTGTTCGCTGGCTGGAGGATTGTAAGCCAGGATCCGCTGATCATCGAGTACTACGGTAACTACACAAGCCTCGACGCGGAGTACATCGTAGGGTACTTTGCCGGCTGGCCTGCTAACCCGTGGCACATGCTCGCAATCGGTATCAGAGCTGAGGAGAAGGGCCTGCTCGCCTTCAGCTCCGACAAGGCTGACAAGCTGAAGGTCGAGTGGATGAACTACATAGGCGGGCCGAGCCTCGAGGCCCTCTCCAAGATGCTCGACGAAGCGATCGCGGAGAGCTACATACCCTTCAAGGAGTACTTCAGCAAGTACGTAACGCCTGCTGACGCGAAGAGCAGGTACGAGGCTCTGAAGCGCTGGTACTCGGAGCGCGGCCACTTCTGGGTTGGCAACGGTCCGTTCTACCTCTTCAAGGTGGACTATACCGCCGGCCAGGTGATTCTGAGAGCTAACAGGGAGTATCCCGACAAGGCTGACCGCTGGGCTTTCCTCGCGGAGCCTCCTATCCCTGAGGTCAAGGTGACACCGCCGGAAGCCGTGGTGCCTGGCCTTGCTGCGGAGTTCAAGGTTAGCATCACGTTCAAGGGAGCCCCCTACCCCAACGCCAGAATGGACTTCGTCAGGTACCTCGTGATGGACGCGGCTGGAAACATCCTTGCGAAAGGCTCTGCTAGCCCTGCTGCAGAGGGCGTCTGGTCAATCAAGCTGAGCGAGGTAGATACCGGCAAGATGACGCCCGGCGGCTACAGGATCATGGTTATAGCGCTGAGCAGGGATGTGGCCATGCCGGCGACTATCGAAGCACCGTTCATAGCTACCTCACAGATAGCTTACTTCCAAACGCTCCTCGCAGCAGCGAGAAGCGCTCTAGAAGCTAGAATAGGTTCGCTCGAGGCCGGCATAAGCGACGTTAACAGGAAAGTTGGAGCTCTCGAGTCGAGTGCTGCCGCGCTCCAGAGCAACCTGACCATCGCCATAGCTCTCGCTGTGATCGCGCTGCTACTGTCAGCAGCAGGTATCGCAATGGTATTCAGGAAGCCCAAGGCAGCCTCTCCAGCTGGAGAAGGGACTGTAGCTAAGACCGCCTAA
- a CDS encoding ABC transporter permease: MVPASLKGFLKYSLIRGSILFLTVVAAIYLTIVIANMGGKVDEIVLSELRMAITQRVNMDPQYKNLPAPEREKLIEAMLENEKKRLGLDTPFFVRSLIYLKDAITLDLGRALYMTSDSGSRLVKNIILERLPATVLLFTTVTVINFFIHLFLGLYLSRHYGSFFDKLTVALAPTSVIPGWFYGILLILIFYTWLHVLPPGGFVDVPPPEEPVAYALSVLKHMILPMAAWIISGFFLGVYGNRTFFLIFSTEDYVEAAKAKGLPPRLIETRYILRPTLPPIVTSFALTLIGSWGGAIITETVFNWPGLGLVTYEAISRFDTPVIVGITVIYAYLLAATVFILDIIYGLLDPRIKVRFG; the protein is encoded by the coding sequence ATGGTACCGGCTTCCTTGAAAGGCTTCCTAAAGTACAGCTTGATACGAGGTTCTATCCTCTTCCTCACGGTTGTAGCGGCGATATATTTAACCATAGTCATCGCGAACATGGGCGGCAAGGTAGATGAGATCGTTCTCAGTGAGCTACGCATGGCTATAACGCAGAGGGTGAACATGGACCCCCAGTACAAGAACTTGCCTGCCCCTGAGAGGGAGAAGCTGATCGAAGCTATGCTGGAGAACGAGAAGAAGAGGCTGGGCTTGGACACACCCTTCTTTGTGAGGAGCTTGATTTACCTGAAAGACGCTATTACTCTTGATCTCGGTAGAGCGTTGTACATGACCAGCGACTCGGGATCGAGGCTTGTCAAGAACATTATCCTCGAGAGGTTACCCGCGACAGTCCTTCTATTCACAACTGTTACCGTCATCAACTTTTTTATTCACCTGTTTCTCGGCCTCTACCTGTCTAGGCACTACGGCAGCTTCTTCGACAAGCTCACAGTGGCGCTCGCGCCGACTTCGGTGATACCTGGCTGGTTCTACGGCATTCTCCTGATCCTAATCTTTTACACGTGGCTTCACGTACTGCCACCCGGCGGCTTCGTCGATGTCCCGCCACCCGAGGAACCTGTGGCTTACGCTCTGAGCGTGCTTAAGCACATGATACTGCCTATGGCAGCTTGGATCATCTCCGGCTTCTTCCTGGGAGTCTACGGCAACAGGACTTTCTTCCTCATATTCTCAACCGAGGATTACGTTGAAGCGGCTAAAGCGAAGGGCCTGCCACCCCGCCTCATCGAGACAAGGTACATACTTCGCCCCACCCTGCCGCCCATAGTAACGAGCTTCGCGCTCACGCTTATAGGCTCGTGGGGTGGCGCTATAATCACGGAGACCGTGTTCAACTGGCCCGGTCTCGGCCTCGTAACTTACGAGGCTATCTCGAGGTTTGACACCCCAGTAATCGTCGGCATAACCGTGATCTACGCCTACTTACTGGCAGCGACGGTCTTCATACTCGATATAATATACGGGCTGCTGGATCCCCGCATCAAGGTCCGTTTCGGCTGA
- a CDS encoding ABC transporter permease: protein MSRPSRAESLRRVLQDIMYYKSGVAGLLLITLLVALSIYTVIVLPVDRAIYLWRSSEIWLDNPRTAAPEWVQFFVGRELPKTVVLDSRAARLGVAKSSTPIFGTNMKKILIEFSFEYSYDDFPSEVNVFLNAKAAKQLPVLKVIWVKPSGDAITLIETAMSGPNMSLYVTASEHVLRNMVGYVTAKFGFQPSDRCTQLRLLFGQYTPDALRTGDMVIEKGRYRLIIDATVFDEQDDLDAKLVVYGLVHGIAGTDHLRRPLEIALLWGAPVALAFGLTASLVTSLVQMIIATIGAYYGGLLDSLIQRITEIYMVLPFLPFLIMISVFYQVNIWVILVVVIVLSIFGGGIKSTRALVMQIKEYPYIEAARTYGASNMRIIFLYIIPKILPPIVPGLISAVPGFVFLEAALAFLGLGDPLLPTWGKVINDAFENGAVYKGYYYWVLEPSALLILTGIAFALFGFALDRIVNPRLREL from the coding sequence ATGAGCAGGCCGTCAAGAGCTGAGAGCTTGAGGAGAGTCCTCCAGGACATCATGTACTACAAGTCGGGCGTGGCGGGCCTCCTGCTGATCACACTCTTGGTGGCGTTATCTATCTACACTGTAATCGTCCTGCCCGTTGACAGGGCTATCTACCTCTGGAGGAGCAGCGAGATATGGCTAGATAACCCCAGAACGGCCGCCCCGGAGTGGGTTCAGTTCTTCGTGGGGCGAGAACTACCGAAGACAGTGGTGCTAGACAGCAGAGCTGCTAGGCTCGGTGTGGCAAAGTCCTCCACGCCTATTTTCGGCACAAACATGAAGAAGATTCTCATAGAGTTCTCTTTCGAGTACAGCTACGACGACTTCCCAAGCGAGGTGAACGTTTTCCTGAACGCCAAAGCGGCTAAGCAGCTGCCAGTTCTCAAAGTGATCTGGGTGAAGCCTAGCGGGGATGCGATCACGCTGATCGAGACTGCGATGAGCGGGCCGAACATGAGCCTCTACGTTACAGCTAGCGAGCACGTGCTTAGGAACATGGTCGGCTACGTTACTGCTAAGTTTGGCTTCCAGCCGAGCGACAGGTGCACTCAGCTGAGGCTTCTCTTCGGCCAGTACACTCCTGACGCTCTCAGAACGGGCGACATGGTTATCGAGAAGGGGAGGTACAGGCTGATTATCGATGCGACGGTGTTTGATGAACAGGACGATCTTGACGCTAAGCTGGTGGTCTACGGCCTAGTGCACGGGATCGCGGGAACGGATCACCTGAGGAGGCCGCTCGAGATCGCGCTGCTCTGGGGTGCTCCCGTGGCTTTGGCTTTCGGGTTGACCGCTTCGCTCGTAACGTCCCTGGTCCAGATGATTATCGCGACCATAGGGGCCTACTACGGTGGACTCCTGGACTCCTTAATTCAGCGAATCACCGAGATCTACATGGTCCTCCCGTTCCTCCCGTTCCTGATAATGATCTCCGTGTTCTACCAGGTGAACATCTGGGTGATCTTAGTTGTGGTGATCGTGCTCAGTATTTTCGGAGGAGGGATAAAGTCGACGCGCGCCCTCGTCATGCAGATAAAGGAGTACCCCTACATAGAGGCAGCGCGCACCTACGGAGCATCGAACATGCGGATAATCTTCCTGTACATCATACCCAAGATCTTACCGCCCATAGTGCCCGGTCTTATCTCCGCGGTTCCGGGGTTCGTATTCCTCGAGGCCGCGCTAGCATTCCTTGGGCTCGGAGACCCTCTGCTTCCAACTTGGGGTAAGGTTATCAACGATGCTTTCGAAAACGGCGCAGTGTACAAGGGTTACTACTACTGGGTTCTCGAACCCTCGGCTCTACTCATCCTTACGGGTATAGCTTTCGCGCTCTTCGGTTTCGCGTTGGATAGGATTGTGAACCCGAGGTTGAGAGAGCTTTAG
- a CDS encoding ABC transporter ATP-binding protein, with protein MSPVLSVRNLRLYFRTRKGVVRAVDGVSFDLDKGETLAIVGESGCGKTSLARAIIRLLPRNVHTYDGQVLVDGVDVMKLSEEGFRRQVRWRKIAMVFQGAQNSLNPVLKVGFQVAEPLIIHMGLSKEEALIEAKRYLRMVGIHESFADRYPFELSGGMKQRAVIAMALVTNPEVIILDEPTSALDVITQANIMNLLKRIKNELGISYLFITHDVPLTSELADRVAVMYAGQIVELSDADSFYVQPRHPYAEKLMASVPTLRTEKKLEYIPGTPPSLINPPPGCRFHPRCPLAFERCTREVPPPYEYKPGNYAACWLVHEGKR; from the coding sequence ATGTCTCCTGTGCTGAGCGTTAGGAACCTGAGGCTTTACTTCAGGACCAGGAAGGGAGTAGTGAGGGCAGTGGACGGAGTAAGCTTCGACCTCGATAAAGGGGAGACCTTAGCCATAGTGGGAGAATCGGGCTGCGGGAAGACCTCTCTTGCCCGAGCGATTATACGCCTGCTCCCGAGGAACGTGCACACCTACGATGGGCAAGTGCTTGTCGACGGAGTCGATGTGATGAAGCTAAGCGAGGAGGGCTTCAGGCGGCAGGTTCGCTGGAGGAAGATTGCGATGGTCTTCCAGGGTGCGCAGAACTCGCTGAACCCAGTGCTCAAGGTGGGCTTCCAGGTCGCGGAGCCGTTGATCATCCACATGGGCTTAAGCAAGGAAGAGGCGCTGATCGAAGCCAAGAGGTACTTGAGAATGGTGGGGATACACGAGAGCTTTGCCGACCGCTACCCGTTCGAGCTTAGCGGTGGAATGAAGCAGAGGGCTGTGATCGCGATGGCTCTCGTCACGAACCCGGAGGTAATCATCCTGGATGAGCCTACCTCTGCGCTAGACGTGATAACCCAAGCTAACATCATGAACTTGCTGAAGAGGATTAAGAACGAGCTGGGCATCAGCTATCTGTTCATCACGCATGATGTCCCGCTGACGAGCGAGCTGGCGGATAGAGTTGCGGTAATGTACGCGGGCCAAATTGTAGAGCTTTCCGATGCGGATAGCTTCTACGTACAGCCGCGACACCCCTACGCTGAGAAGCTCATGGCCAGCGTGCCTACCCTGAGGACTGAGAAGAAGCTGGAGTATATCCCTGGCACGCCGCCTAGCCTTATTAACCCGCCTCCCGGTTGTCGCTTCCACCCACGGTGCCCGCTCGCCTTCGAGAGGTGTACCCGAGAGGTTCCGCCGCCTTACGAATATAAGCCTGGGAATTACGCTGCTTGCTGGCTGGTTCACGAAGGTAAGAGGTGA